A stretch of the Salinigranum rubrum genome encodes the following:
- a CDS encoding helix-turn-helix transcriptional regulator: MNRRRADTVVGFLVAAVLIVGGALSWDAYQQQQAFEEMGSMMGMSMGAVHGTNPLWYVLGTLLVSAVIGGGYLVVRDDLTGTNAPDRSQDELASATARESAESPEGAVQPNGAINPESQPQTRVLDLLPEDERRILEPVLSSPGITQIELRDRSDFSKSKVSQTVSALEKRGLLYRERQGRTYRIYPSDDLHQNQEH; the protein is encoded by the coding sequence ATGAATCGACGGCGAGCCGATACGGTGGTCGGTTTCCTCGTCGCTGCCGTTCTCATCGTCGGCGGTGCGCTCAGCTGGGATGCGTACCAGCAACAGCAAGCATTCGAGGAGATGGGATCGATGATGGGGATGTCGATGGGGGCGGTTCACGGAACGAATCCGCTCTGGTACGTCCTCGGAACCCTCCTCGTCTCGGCGGTCATCGGTGGGGGGTATCTCGTGGTTCGGGACGACCTCACCGGCACAAATGCACCCGACCGCTCACAGGACGAGCTGGCGAGCGCAACCGCTCGCGAGAGCGCCGAATCACCAGAGGGGGCAGTGCAGCCGAACGGAGCTATCAATCCGGAGTCCCAGCCACAGACTCGCGTGTTAGACCTCCTACCGGAAGACGAACGCCGCATCCTCGAGCCGGTGCTCTCCTCGCCCGGCATCACGCAGATCGAACTGCGGGATCGCTCGGACTTCTCGAAGAGCAAGGTAAGCCAGACGGTCAGTGCCCTGGAAAAGCGTGGGTTGCTGTATCGCGAGCGACAAGGACGGACGTATCGGATCTACCCGAGCGACGATCTGCATCAGAACCAGGAGCATTGA